From Gouania willdenowi chromosome 18, fGouWil2.1, whole genome shotgun sequence, one genomic window encodes:
- the LOC114480410 gene encoding trace amine-associated receptor 13c-like gives MSTPDEAELCYPHLGNSSCRRIVRSHSVSVLLHIILSSITVLTLTLNLLVIISILHFRKLHTPTNFLLLSLAVSDFSVGFVMVFLILLIDGCWFLGADWCVFYVILSFVSTSGSVGTVVLISVDRYVAVCDPMHYQTKVTKNRAKMSIVLCWAGSTLFQCLKLNYNIENTGQFDFCAGECVINIYPVAKILNLLLKFIFPVSIIVVLYVRVFMVAVSQARAMRSHVTAVTLQSSQKVNRSELKAARALGVVVVVFLMCLTPFYLLSLTTGFGVKSVSAFSFVGGLFFFNSLLNPVIYVFMYPWFRKCVKCVLSLQILKSGSSEANIL, from the exons ATGAGCACACCTGATGAAGCTGAGCTCTGCTATCCACACCTGGGAAACTCTTCATGCAGGAGGATCGTGCGTTCTCACTCAGTGTCTGTGCTCCTTCACATCATCCTGTCCTCCATCACTGTGCTCACTTTAACTCTCAACCTGCTGGTCATCATCTCCATCTTACACTTCAG GAAGCTGCACACTCCcaccaacttcctcctcctctctctggctGTGTCAGATTTCTCTGTCGGTTTCGTCATGGTTTTTCTGATCCTCCTTATTGATGGCTGCTGGTTTTTAGGTGCAGActggtgtgttttttatgtaatattaaGTTTTGTATCGACCTCTGGTTCAGTAGGAACTGTTGTGCTTATATCAGTTGATCGTTATGTGGCTGTTTGTGATCCAATGCACTATCAAACTAAAGTCACTAAAAACCGAGCAAAGATGAGCATTGTCCTATGTTGGGCTGGTTCTACTCTCTTTCAATGTCTGAAGCTAAATTACAACATAGAAAATACAGGTCAGTTTGATTTTTGTGCTGGAGAGTGTGTGATTAATATCTATCCTGTTGCTAAAATTTTGAATCTTCTTCTCAAATTCATCTTTCCAGTCAGCATCATAGTGGtcctgtatgtgagagtgtttatggtggctgtgtctcaggcccgggccatgcgctctcatgttacagcggtgacacttcagagttcacagaaggttaacaggtcagagctgaaagctgctagagctctgggtgtagtggttgttgtgtttctaatgtgtttaaCTCCATTTTACCTTCTTTCACTTACAACAGGGTTTGGAGTCAAAAGCGTATCAGCTTTTAGTTTTGTTGGAGGTCTGTTTTTCTTCAACTCTctgcttaaccctgtgatctatgtgtttatgtatccctggttcaggaaatgtgtgaaatgtgttctttctcttcagatcctgaagtctggctccagtgaggccaacatactgtaa